In Candidatus Defluviilinea proxima, a single genomic region encodes these proteins:
- a CDS encoding deoxyguanosinetriphosphate triphosphohydrolase, which produces MYFTRQQLEEIEDKALAPYGMRSRDTKGRAYLDNEPEYRTSFQRDRDRILHTTAFRRLEYKTQVFINYEGDYFRTRLTHTLEVAQIGRTFARALGGNEDLVETICLAHDLGHSPFGHSGEVVLARLMKDFGGFDHNRQSLRIVTELEQRYPEFPGLNLTWEVREGMVKHESEYDISDAKDFNPELRGNLETQIANVADELAYTTHDLDDGLRSRMITPQMLDGIALWEILRETYNWHGPELSEMERHRMIRQLVGIMVTDMVEATDKRLKESKVKSPLDIQKLKSNVIGYSEEMQRRNRELKDFLYKNLYRHYRVVRMQVKAENLITDLFNAYRAEPTMLPNTIQDTINVRGLERTLCDYIAGMTDRYAIEEHQKLFNQLERP; this is translated from the coding sequence AAGATAAGGCCCTCGCGCCCTACGGCATGAGGAGCAGGGATACCAAAGGTCGCGCCTATCTGGATAACGAGCCTGAATATCGCACTTCATTCCAACGCGACCGTGACCGCATCCTACACACCACAGCCTTCCGTCGACTCGAATACAAGACGCAGGTTTTCATCAACTATGAAGGCGACTATTTCCGCACCCGCCTCACTCATACACTGGAAGTTGCTCAGATCGGCCGGACCTTTGCCCGCGCCCTAGGCGGGAATGAAGATCTCGTCGAAACCATTTGTCTTGCGCACGACCTCGGGCACTCCCCTTTCGGCCACTCCGGTGAAGTTGTCCTTGCACGATTGATGAAGGATTTCGGCGGGTTCGACCACAACAGGCAGTCTTTGCGCATTGTCACAGAGCTGGAACAACGCTATCCCGAATTCCCTGGCTTGAACCTCACATGGGAAGTACGCGAAGGAATGGTCAAACACGAATCCGAATATGACATCTCTGACGCGAAGGATTTCAATCCTGAATTGCGCGGCAACTTGGAAACGCAGATCGCCAACGTAGCCGATGAACTCGCCTACACCACACACGATCTTGATGACGGTCTGCGCTCAAGAATGATCACTCCGCAAATGCTGGATGGCATCGCGCTCTGGGAAATACTGCGCGAGACCTACAACTGGCACGGCCCGGAATTGAGCGAAATGGAACGTCATCGCATGATCCGTCAACTGGTCGGCATCATGGTCACGGATATGGTCGAGGCGACAGACAAGCGGCTCAAGGAAAGTAAGGTTAAGTCTCCGCTCGATATCCAAAAGCTCAAGAGCAATGTGATCGGTTACAGCGAAGAAATGCAACGCCGCAACCGTGAATTGAAAGACTTTCTGTATAAGAACCTATATCGCCATTACCGCGTGGTGAGAATGCAAGTCAAAGCTGAGAACCTGATCACGGACCTATTCAACGCCTACCGTGCAGAACCGACCATGCTCCCGAACACCATACAGGATACGATCAATGTTCGCGGTTTGGAACGCACCCTTTGTGATTACATCGCGGGTATGACAGATCGCTATGCCATCGAGGAACATCAAAAACTCTTCAACCAATTGGAAAGACCTTAG